A single region of the Gossypium arboreum isolate Shixiya-1 chromosome 12, ASM2569848v2, whole genome shotgun sequence genome encodes:
- the LOC128285532 gene encoding uncharacterized protein LOC128285532 — protein sequence MKKSKEEFSQATSVPERSGKSRPRQFDYKASDRPAVSVEEEVEQREKQKILPQKERRSGQSSATGATRSGMKDTTSQSEVRAPARTYAIRAREEATVPDVIAGNEAYLAYILDTRSSKSKLEQLSVVNEFMDVFPEELLGLPPDREVEFVIDVLPGTAPISVTPYRMAPAELRELKAQLQELLDKGFIRPRWFIEAVHRLQAIE from the exons AtgaagaaatctaaagaggaattCAGTCAAGCCACTTCAGTACCGGAAAGATCAGGAAAAAGTAGGCCAAGACAATTTGATTACAAAGCATCTGACAGACCTGCtgttagtgtgg AAGAAGAAGTGGAACAGAGGGAGAAACAGAAAATTCTTCCTCAAAAAGAAAGACGCTCTGGTCAGAGCAGTGCTACAGGGGCTACTCGTTCGGGTATGAAAGATACTACTAGCCAATCAGAAGTTAGGGCTCCTGCTCGTACTTATGCCATTCGAGCAAGAGAAGAAGCAACAGTTCCAGATgtaattgctg gaaatgaggcttatttagcctatattcttgatactcgaagTTCTAAATCAAAGTTAGAGCAACTATCTGTTGTAAATGAATTcatggatgtatttcctgaagaattactagGTTTACCACccgatagagaagttgagttcgtgatAGATGTGCTTCCGGGAACAGCTCCCATATCAgtgacaccgtatagaatggctccagcagAATTAAGAGAGTTAAAAGCGCAGTTGCAAGAACTATTAGACAAAGGGTTTATCAGACCGA gatggttcattgaGGCTGTGCATAGATTACAGGCAATTGAATAA